From the genome of Chanos chanos chromosome 5, fChaCha1.1, whole genome shotgun sequence, one region includes:
- the arsg gene encoding arylsulfatase G, whose amino-acid sequence MVSAQFTLLLLVSALFSGLVYRITSHRGDGDKFKTWKRPNFIIVLADDIGWGDLGVNRPERNPSPTPWLDLLAAEGKRFTDFHSPASTCSPSRAALLTGRHGLRNGVTHNFAVGSVGGLPLNETTFPELLHNAGYYTAMIGKWHLGHKGLYNPVHRGFDYYLGLPYSNDMGCTDHPGYDLPMCRSCKQGLKTDSQKHGGCYTGVALPLFENQTILEQPVDLWSLTERYTTAAVKILHSARERGRPFLLYVALAHMHVPLCPGNLSDTRDIYASALKEMDGLVGAIKSTSDATDKENTLIWFTGDNGPWEQKCQFAGSAGPFLGTWQTSRGGGSAKKTTWEGGHRVPTVVYWPGKVSANTTSGALLSGLDVFHTVLSLAGVDPPADRRYDGIDITDVLLRDSDTGHKSLLHPNSGAAAQYGDLQTVRVGHHKAFYITGAAEACGGGSGQQALHDPPLIFDLSEDEEESTPLDQQSEEYQAALEAVQKTREALLWDIATDNVSTADYTVKRTAAPCCQPRNPVCRCHGPS is encoded by the exons ATGGTTTCTGCACAGTTCACCTTACTGCTCCTGGTCAGTGCCCTGTTCTCCGGACTGGTGTACCGTATCACCAGTCACCGTGGAGATGGAGACAAATTCAAAACGTGGAAGAGGCCAAACTTTATCATTGTCCTGGCAGATGATATAGGTTGGGGTGACCTTGGGGTCAACCGACCCGAGAGAAACCCGAGTCCCACGCCCTGGCTGGACTTATTGGCAGCAGAAGGCAAAAG GTTCACGGATTTCCACTCTCCTGCCTCCACCTGTTCCCCCTCACGTGCTGCCCTACTAACGGGCAGACACGGCTTACGCAATGGAGTCACCCACAACTTTGCCGTCGGGTCCGTTGGCGGCCTGCCGCTCAATGAGACCACCTTCCCCGAGCTCCTGCACAATGCAGGTTATTACACCGCCATGATTG GTAAATGGCACCTGGGACATAAAGGCCTGTATAACCCGGTCCATAGAG GTTTTGACTATTACCTCGGTCTTCCCTACAGTAATGACATGGGCTGCACTGACCACCCTGGCTACGACCTTCCAATGTGTCGTTCCTGTAAACAGGGTCTgaagacagacag CCAGAAACACGGAGGGTGTTACACCGGTGTGGCGCTTCCCCTGTTTGAGAACCAGACCATTCTGGAACAGCCGGTGGATCTGTGGAGCCTGACGGAGAGATACACGACCGCAGCTGTCAAGATCCTTCACAGCGCCAG GGAGAGAGGGCGGCCTTTCCTCCTGTATGTTGCTCTGGCTCACATGCATGTCCCACTTTGTCCCGGAAATCTCTCAGACACGAGAGACATCTACGCTTCCGCCCTCAAGGAAATGGATGGCCTGGTGGGGGCGATAAAGAGCACATCAGATGCCACTGACAAGGAAAACACACTGATATGGTTCACTG GTGACAATGGCCCGTGGGAGCAGAAATGCCAGTTTGCGGGAAGCGCCGGTCCCTTTCTGGGCACGTGGCAAACGAGCCGAG GTGGAGGTTCAGCCAAGAAAACGACGTGGGAAGGCGGTCACCGGGTTCCCACAGTGGTGTACTGGCCTGGGAAGGTATCAGCCAACACCACCAGCGGTGCTCTGCTGAG CGGCCTGGATGTTTTCCACACCGTCCTCTCGCTGGCCGGGGTGGACCCACCGGCGGACCGACGTTACGACGGTATTGACATTACAGATGTCCTGCTCCGCGACTCAGATACCGGTCATAAG AGTCTTCTCCACCCAAACAGTGGGGCCGCTGCACAGTATGGAGATCTCCAGACTGTCAGAGTGGGACACCACAAAGCTTTTTACATCACAG GTGCGGCGGAGGCTTGTGGCGGAGGGAGCGGACAGCAGGCGCTCCACGACCCCCCTTTGATTTTTGATCTGtctgaggatgaagaagagagcACACCCCTGGACCAGCAGAGCGAGGAGTACCAGGCTGCCCTGGAGGCTGTGCAGAAGACAAGGGAGGCTCTGCTATGGGACATTGCCACAGATAACGTGTCCACCGCTGACTATACAGTAAAACGGACCGCAGCTCCCTGCTGCCAGCCCAGGAACCCCGTCTGCCGCTGTCATGGCCCGAGCTGA
- the snx11 gene encoding sorting nexin-11: MFGRMIKNEEEDEFIAVRVQDPRVQNEGSWNSYVDFKIFLHTNSKAFTAKTSCVRRRYSEFVWLKKKLQKNAGLVPVPDLPSKSFFSFYNEDFIERRRKGLQFFLDKVVHLTVCLSDSQLHLFLQTQLPIGHIQDCVQGLTPYTVTDAILTYASSNRGWAQEEESGVYETCLNPVPYESVESPALHIPPIKNEELAPATISESESACELSTDTSSVEFKLTDTASDQPDTPRKDSQNEVARVGESRVELLVEVHAEERRENDDATQEGSVSGSREAKLGRDNVEVLSQNGDGEGETLSVDEDNVGRSLEESNQEVLANGDAHADEAVCHETSVEEDVEETPSVDSSRSREVDSREESSQEAAFEPECSAEETSDKQHREGEPSNSVDNEDMTQGENSAELSHDTEVLTEEGSQEGTTPNVIVPEFNALQENSHQDTGCEGDAPDNDEVSGKNVSHQNGDCEVPPGGVPEGKHHTDPVQTEIPETVESLSVVSQNRETKTMNSHDISDDTVDRTQRQNGEVSDTGSALSIESEHREEEVNAVDAHSRHNFKADRGDSNKLAKRGAEFNSEVPAPV, translated from the exons ATGTTTGGTAGGATGATCAAAAACGAGGAAGAAGAT GAGTTCATTGCTGTCAGGGTTCAGGATCCTCGGGTACAGAACGAAGGCTCATGGAACTCCTACGTGGACTTCAAGATATTTCTTCAT ACCAACAGCAAGGCATTTACGGCGAAAACATCGTGTGTACGTCGGCGATACAGCGAGTTCGTGTGGCTAAAGAAGAAGCTGCAGAAGAATGCCGGCCTTGT ACCTGTTCCAGATTTACCCAGCAAATCGTTCTTCTCCTTCTATAATGAAGACTTCattgagaggaggagaaagggacTCCAGTTCTTCCTGGACAA GGTGGtgcatttgactgtgtgtttgtcggACAGCCAGCTCCATCTCTTCCTGCAGACGCAGTTACCCATTGGTCATATCCAGGACTGTGTACAGGGCCTCACCCCCTACACTGTAACAGACGCTATACTCACTTATGCCTCGTCCAATCGTGGGTGGGCTCAGGAGGAAGAGAGCGGGGTTTATGAAACGTGCCTGAATCCAGTTCCTTACGAGTCAGTGGAAAG CCCTGCCCTTCACATACCTCCTATAAAAAATGAAGAACTTGCTCCAGCCACAATCAGTGAGTCTGAATCTGCCTGTGAGCTGTCAACAGACACTAGCTCTGTGGAGTTTAAGCTCACAGACACAGCGTCAGATCAGCCCGACACGCCACGGAAGGACAGCCAAAACGAGGTCGCCCGGGTAGGGGAGAGTCGTGTGGAACTGTTGGTAGAAGTTCACGCTGAGGAGAGACGTGAGAACGATGACGCCACGCAAGAGGGATCTGTCAGTGGATCAAGGGAAGCAAAACTCGGGCGAGACAACGTGGAGGTTTTGAGCCAAAATGGAGACGGTGAAGGAGAGACTCTCTCGGTGGACGAGGACAATGTAGGCAGAAGCCTTGAGGAGAGCAACCAGGAAGTGCTCGCTAATGGAGACGCGCACGCAGATGAAGCCGTTTGTCACGAAACGTCCGTGGAGGAAGACGTAGAGGAGACACCCTCGGTAGATTCAAGCAGAAGTAGAGAAGTCGATTCTCGAGAAGAGAGCAGTCAAGAAGCAGCCTTCGAACCGGAATGCTCTGCAGAAGAAACCTCAGACAAACAGCACCGTGAGGGGGAGCCTAGCAACAGTGTCGACAACGAGGACATGACTCAAGGGGAAAACTCTGCGGAGTTGAGTCACGACACGGAGGTGCTTACGGAAGAGGGAAGTCAGGAGGGAACGACTCCAAATGTCATCGTGCCAGAGTTCAACGCCCTGCAGGAAAATAGCCACCAAGACACTGGTTGTGAGGGAGACGCCCCTGACAACGACGAGGTATCTGGAAAAAACGTCTCGCATCAGAACGGGGACTGTGAGGTGCCCCCCGGGGGTGTCCCGGAGGGGAAGCACCATACCGATCCCGTTCAAACGGAAATCCCCGAAACTGTCGAATCGTTATCGGTCGTTAGTCAGAATCGTGAAACAAAAACGATGAACTCACATGACATCAGTGATGACACCGTCGACCGCACGCAGAGGCAAAATGGGGAAGTGTCAGACACGGGCAGCGCTCTGTCTATCGAGTCAGAGCACAGGGAAGAGGAGGTCAACGCAGTGGACGCGCATTCGCGCCATAACTTCAAAGCCGACCGCGGCGATTCAAATAAGCTCGCCAAGCGAGGAGCTGAGTTTAACTCAGAGGTTCCGGCGCCTGTATGA